The Corvus hawaiiensis isolate bCorHaw1 chromosome 2, bCorHaw1.pri.cur, whole genome shotgun sequence genome includes a window with the following:
- the LOC125322188 gene encoding lymphotactin-like has product MKLHTAAILLLFWLGIFTVHTVKGSASSASSRKYSCATLSPRQLNIRNLVNYEKQQVPTDAIMFITAKGIRICVGANQQWVQTAIRRIDERRAAKRR; this is encoded by the exons ATGAAGCTCCACACTGCAGCAATCCTGCTCCTCTTCTGGCTTGGCATCTTCACTGTGCACACAGTTAAAG gAAGCGCTAGTAGTGCGTCCAGTCGCAAATACAGTTGTGCAACTCTGTCTCCAAGGCAACTGAACATCCGAAATCTTGTGAACTATGAAAAGCAACAAGTACCAACAGATGCCATCAT GTTTATCACTGCAAAAGGTATCAGGATCTGTGTAGGTGCTAATCAGCAATGGGTGCAGACTGCTATAAGGAGAATAGATGAAAGACGTGCTGCCAAACGCAGATAA
- the LOC125322189 gene encoding lymphotactin-like, protein MKLHTAAILLLFWLGIFTVHTVKGSASSQSMRRYSCATLSPRQLNIRNLISYEKQQVPIDAIMFITAKGIRICVGANQQWVQTAMRRIDERRAAKRR, encoded by the exons ATGAAGCTCCACACTGCAGCAATCCTGCTCCTCTTCTGGCTTGGCATCTTCACTGTGCACACAGTTAAAG gAAGCGCTAGTAGTCAGTCCATGCGCAGATACAGTTGTGCAACTCTGTCTCCAAGGCAACTGAACATCCGAAATCTCATAAGCTATGAAAAGCAACAAGTACCAATAGATGCCATCAT GTTTATCACTGCAAAAGGTATCAGGATCTGTGTAGGTGCTAATCAGCAATGGGTGCAGACTGCTATGAGGAGAATAGATGAAAGACGGGCTGCCAAACGCAGATAA